The following proteins are encoded in a genomic region of Phragmites australis chromosome 9, lpPhrAust1.1, whole genome shotgun sequence:
- the LOC133928628 gene encoding S-type anion channel SLAH2-like, which yields MEEASASKHGAVPPLLAEVEVSNLPGFDVTPSPSPRPQPNPKRPSRPGVPPLDRLPRRSEVVLPPLDSPFQPPGFRSVQPHSISLPASPSAFGVPIPVAGAGAGDSQDLQRQATSNVAREPHRSPAQDKGGNGVGFEQPDKVKFRSQPIPGGQPARAGNRVGRGGGRAMNRDKSYDSFKTFSGKLERQLTHLAGASEAPEEEDSDDAIRAHRTTSMPKVDRFFAALEGPELDKLKSSENLVLPSDKTWPFLLRFPVSAFGICLGVSSQAILWNTIATSAQTTFLHVSTKVNLVLWCVSVALMCAITAVYALKVVFYLEAVRREYYHPIRVNFFFAPWIACLFLAIGVPPSVATELPSWLWYALMAPVLILELKIYGQWMSGGQRRLSKVANPSNHLSVVGNFVGALLGASMGLKEGPVFFFSVGLAHYSVLFVTLYQRLPTNETLPKELHPVFFLFVAAPSVASMAWAKITGEFGYGSRVAYFIAMFLYASLAVRINFFRGFRFSLAWWAYTFPMTGAAIASIRYSTEVGNSFTKALCVALSVIAVLTVAALFGTTLVHAFVLRNLFPNDISIAITERKMTPILELHESGCGDDDHSSRSSNDVEAQQK from the exons ATGGAGGAAGCTAGCGCCAGCAAGCACGGCGCCGTGCCGCCGCTTCTCGCCGAGGTCGAGGTCTCCAACCTGCCCGGCTTTGATGTCACACCGAGCCCAAGCCCGCGCCCTCAGCCCAACCCCAAGAGGCCTTCACGCCCCGGG GTCCCGCCGCTGGACCGCTTGCCGCGGCGCAGCGAGGTGGTCCTCCCGCCGCTCGACTCGCCGTTCCAGCCTCCGGGCTTCCGCTCGGTGCAGCCCCACTCCATCAGCCTGCCGGCGTCGCCGAGTGCCTTCGGCGTCCCCATCCCCGTggcgggcgccggcgccggcgactcGCAGGACCTCCAGAGGCAGGCCACGTCGAACGTGGCGCGCGAGCCGCATCGCTCGCCCGCGCAGGACAAGGGGGGTAACGGCGTCGGGTTCGAGCAGCCGGACAAGGTGAAGTTCCGATCGCAGCCGATCCCCGGCGGACAGCCCGCGCGCGCCGGGAACAGGGTGGGCCGCGGCGGTGGCAGGGCGATGAACCGGGACAAGAGCTACGACTCGTTCAAGACGTTCTCCGGGAAGCTCGAGCGGCAGCTCACCCATCTGGCCGGCGCGTCAGAAGCCCCCGAAGAGGAAGACAGCGACGACGCCATCAGAGCTCACCGCACAACGTCCATGCCCAAGGTTGATCGCTTCTTCGCCGCGTTGGAAGGCCCCGAGCTGGACAAACTCAAG TCCTCGGAGAACCTTGTGCTGCCGTCGGACAAGACGTGGCCGTTCCTGCTCCGGTTCCCGGTGTCGGCATTCGGTATCTGCCTTGGCGTGAGCAGCCAGGCAATCCTGTGGAACACCATCGCGACTTCGGCGCAGACGACGTTCCTGCACGTGAGCACCAAGGTGAACCTGGTGCTCTGGTGCGTCTCCGTGGCGCTCATGTGCGCCATCACGGCCGTCTACGCGCTCAAGGTTGTCTTCTACTTAGAGGCCGTGCGGCGCGAGTACTACCACCCCATCAGGGTCAACTTCTTCTTCGCGCCGTGGATCGCCTGCCTCTTCCTGGCTatcggcgtgccgccgtccgttGCAACAGAGCTGCCGAGCTGGCTCTGGTACGCGCTCATGGCCCCCGTGCTCATCCTGGAGCTCAAGATCTACGGGCAGTGGATGTCCGGCGGGCAACGGCGGCTGTCCAAGGTGGCCAACCCGTCGAACCACCTGTCCGTGGTGGGTAACTTCGTCGGCGCGCTGCTGGGCGCGTCCATGGGGCTCAAGGAGGGTcccgtcttcttcttctccgtcgGGCTGGCGCACTACAGCGTGCTGTTCGTGACGCTGTACCAGAGGCTCCCCACCAACGAGACACTGCCCAAAGAGCTCCACccggtgttcttcctcttcgTGGCGGCGCCCAGCGTGGCGTCCATGGCGTGGGCCAAGATCACCGGCGAGTTCGGGTACGGGTCGCGGGTGGCCTACTTCATCGCCATGTTCCTGTACGCGTCGCTGGCCGTGCGGATCAACTTCTTCAGGGGGTTCCGGTTCTCGCTGGCGTGGTGGGCGTACACGTTCCCGATGACCGGCGCCGCCATCGCGTCCATCCGGTACTCCACGGAGGTGGGCAACTCGTTCACCAAGGCGCTCTGCGTGGCGCTGTCCGTGATCGCCGTGCTCACCGTGGCCGCGCTCTTCGGCACCACGCTGGTGCACGCCTTCGTGCTCCGGAATCTCTTCCCGAACGACATCTCTATCGCCATCACGGAGCGCAAGATGACGCCCATCCTGGAGCTGCACGAGAGCGGCTGCGGCGACGACGACCACAGCAGTAGGAGCAGCAACGACGTCGAGGCACAACAGAAGTAG